A genomic region of Miscanthus floridulus cultivar M001 chromosome 3, ASM1932011v1, whole genome shotgun sequence contains the following coding sequences:
- the LOC136545016 gene encoding uncharacterized protein, with protein MAEMVSSAVIQESFSQILSGLVKKYDGKEEINGIRNIERLEMAHIRLEAALETSNKRQITDTSMLRWQKKLKRVAQECDEKLHKCKQRILEEECMEQEVMNSSIPKRIGHATKSFVFSIFNRNNDELNPSVKRFEWYADGASEFLRFIELGGTPLCHIMPSGSLIKNLFSGKQLHHKIVRGSQQPLCQLWLIPFSTAERRTEVALFFIKKEGTTEGNIYFSMIVQLSESTDIVGIAVRSLQFFAPHVKFIVENITNELTQLPTQDFSWAPFAYSYHREHLYNLHSIASQWFRPKPLCCKQQQHHEVPHFSNLNMAELSDVSLEPVIEFNLQWQVSNSVYIKRKTSLSQGTVSLQNSPYLKAGIAFAPHGCSEDMLPVNKSSEAVEIVGGQQHILHTDISLEQLEEIMLAKAVDYFCHNGEASIYQMIWRSKHGAARIHVEKPSINKHRTSIRAQRTFGGPTNRKRLRGQGENIGKFLGVLTHFLDLWGAHVPIQLQSSLMGWMQKQKETHLPERKARPVRNI; from the coding sequence ATGGCTGAGATGGTCAGTTCTGCAGTTATCCAAGAGTCATTTAGCCAAATACTATCTGGCCTAGTTAAAAAATATGATGGCAAAGAGGAAATAAATGGAATCAGAAACATAGAGAGGCTAGAGATGGCACACATCAGGCTGGAAGCTGCTCTTGAGACTTCTAATAAAAGGCAGATCACTGATACATCCATGTTGCGTTGGCAAAAGAAGCTGAAGCGTGTTGCACAAGAGTGTGATGAGAAACTGCACAAATGTAAGCAGAGAATCCTCGAAGAAGAATGCATGGAACAGGAGGTAATGAATTCCTCCATTCCTAAACGGATTGGACATGCTACCAAGTCATTTGTTTTCTCCATCTTTAACCGCAACAACGATGAGTTGAACCCATCTGTTAAACGATTTGAGTGGTATGCAGATGGTGCTAGTGAATTCCTGAGATTCATTGAGCTTGGCGGCACACCCCTTTGTCACATCATGCCCTCTGGCTCCCTTATCAAGAATCTTTTTTCAGGCAAGCAGCTTCACCATAAAATTGTTCGAGGAAGCCAACAGCCTTTGTGTCAACTATGGTTGATCCCCTTTAGTACTGCAGAGCGAAGAACAGAGGTTGCCCTATTTTTTATCAAGAAAGAGGGTACAACAGAGGGTAATATCTACTTTAGTATGATAGTGCAGCTTTCAGAGAGTACAGACATAGTAGGGATTGCAGTTAGGAGTTTGCAGTTCTTTGCCCCTCATGTCAAATTTATAGTTGAAAATATTACCAATGAACTTACTCAACTACCTACTCAAGACTTCTCGTGGGCGCCATTTGCTTATTCGTACCACAGAGAACATTTGTACAATCTTCACAGCATTGCATCTCAATGGTTTCGCCCGAAACCATTATGTTGCAAGCAGCAGCAACACCATGAGGTTCCACATTTTAGCAACCTAAACATGGCAGAATTATCAGATGTTTCGCTAGAACCAGTAATTGAATTTAATTTGCAGTGGCAAGTCTCAAATTCAGTTTACATCAAGCGAAAGACCTCACTGTCTCAAGGCACAGTGTCTCTGCAAAATTCTCCATATCTAAAAGCTGGAATTGCTTTTGCACCCCACGGCTGTTCTGAAGACATGCTACCAGTGAATAAAAGTTCTGAAGCAGTAGAGATAGTTGGTGGTCAGCAGCATATCTTGCATACGGACATCTCCTTGGAGCAACTGGAAGAGATTATGCTAGCAAAGGCCGTAGATTACTTCTGCCACAATGGCGAAGCATCCATATACCAAATGATTTGGAGGTCTAAACATGGGGCTGCACGGATTCATGTTGAGAAGCCAAGCATAAACAAACATAGAACAAGCATCAGAGCACAGAGAACTTTCGGAGGGCCTACAAATAGAAAGCGGCTTCGAGGACAGGGTGAGAACATTGGGAAATTTCTAGGTGTGCTCACTCACTTCCTCGACTTATGGGGTGCCCATGTACCCATCCAGCTACAAAGTTCTCTCATGGGCTGGATGCAGAAACAAAAGGAAACTCATTTACCAGAAAGAAAAGCAAGACCTGTGAGAAACATATAA